A region of Rhodoferax potami DNA encodes the following proteins:
- the secB gene encoding protein-export chaperone SecB — MADQDPVFQIQRVYLKEASLEQPNSPAILLEQEQPSVDIQLGVEAAPVADGVYEVCVTATVQTKIKDKTVFLVEAKQAGIFEIRNLGQEQLSQIMGIACPQIVYPYLRGNVADLIQRGGFPPVHLSEINFQAMYEQQQMEAAGAAAGTLPQ, encoded by the coding sequence ATGGCTGACCAAGATCCCGTTTTCCAGATTCAACGCGTCTACCTCAAGGAGGCGTCGTTGGAGCAACCCAACTCTCCTGCGATTCTGTTAGAGCAAGAGCAGCCATCCGTAGACATCCAGCTCGGCGTTGAGGCAGCTCCTGTCGCAGACGGCGTTTACGAAGTGTGTGTGACGGCTACCGTGCAGACCAAAATCAAAGATAAAACCGTTTTCTTGGTAGAAGCCAAGCAGGCCGGAATTTTTGAAATTCGCAACCTCGGCCAGGAACAACTGAGCCAGATCATGGGTATTGCTTGCCCGCAAATCGTGTACCCCTACTTGCGCGGTAACGTGGCGGACTTGATTCAACGCGGTGGTTTCCCACCGGTCCACCTCTCGGAAATCAACTTCCAGGCCATGTACGAGCAGCAGCAAATGGAAGCTGCAGGCGCTGCTGCGGGCACTTTGCCGCAATAA
- a CDS encoding rhodanese-like domain-containing protein, translating into MKFFIDNWMLIAIALSSGGLLLWPVFQGATAVGIDSGKAIQLINREKANVVDVSDAAEFAAGHIVGSKNLPLADLEAKLAGAVKNKGLPLVLVCQSGARSAKAVNIAKKLGYEQAQSMQGGLKAWKLANLPVEKA; encoded by the coding sequence GTGAAATTTTTTATCGATAACTGGATGCTGATCGCGATCGCACTGTCGTCTGGCGGCTTGCTGCTGTGGCCCGTGTTCCAGGGCGCGACTGCAGTGGGCATTGACTCCGGCAAGGCCATTCAGTTGATTAACCGTGAAAAAGCCAATGTGGTGGATGTGTCTGACGCTGCCGAGTTTGCTGCCGGTCATATCGTTGGTTCCAAGAATCTCCCGCTCGCTGACTTGGAGGCGAAGCTCGCAGGCGCCGTGAAAAACAAAGGCTTGCCCTTGGTGCTGGTTTGCCAAAGTGGCGCGCGCTCTGCCAAGGCAGTCAACATTGCCAAGAAACTGGGTTACGAGCAGGCCCAATCGATGCAGGGTGGGCTGAAAGCGTGGAAATTGGCTAACCTTCCAGTTGAAAAAGCCTGA
- the grxC gene encoding glutaredoxin 3 translates to MQAVKMYTTAVCPYCVQAKRILKSKGVDTIEEIRVDANPDERMKMMELTGRRTVPQIFIGDTHVGGCDDLMALDSSGGLLPLLGAVA, encoded by the coding sequence ATGCAAGCCGTGAAGATGTACACCACCGCTGTCTGCCCTTACTGTGTGCAGGCCAAGCGCATTTTGAAATCCAAAGGCGTTGACACGATCGAAGAGATTCGAGTCGACGCCAACCCCGATGAGCGCATGAAAATGATGGAGCTCACCGGACGACGCACGGTGCCCCAAATTTTCATTGGGGATACCCACGTGGGCGGTTGCGACGATTTGATGGCGCTGGACAGCAGCGGCGGCTTGCTGCCTTTGTTGGGCGCTGTAGCCTGA
- the cphA gene encoding cyanophycin synthetase, whose protein sequence is MEVTRIRALRGPNLWSHHTAIQSVVICTAEEDAVSSIPGFEAKLRARFPEVSPFQPVGHLESVSLARVLELVALGLQAQAGCPVTFSCTTPTVDKHVYQVVVEYSEEEVGHLAMEWAEKLCNSALHDTPFDLQAALEALRELDEDVRLGPSTGSIVDAAVARGIPYSRMTEGSMVRLGWGSKQRRIQAAEMDVTSAIAEAIAQDKELTKKLLSAAGVPVPGGRSVVDADDAWAAAQEIGLPVVVKPNDGNQGKGVTVNITSREQLIRAFEVAKEFRDDVLVERFMPGNDFRLLVVGDKLVAAARRDPPKVVGDGVHTIAELVAQVNADPRRGSGHSTSLTKIRFDEIAKTTLANQGFNADSVPAKGQRVNLRNNANLSTGGSATDVTDDVHPDVAARAIAAAHMVGLDICGVDVVCDTILRPLEEQGGGIVEVNAAPGLRMHLSPSFGKGRAVGEAIIGSMFKKGQNGRIPIVAVTGTNGKTTTVRLISHLLNQNGMRVGMTNTDGVYVNGDCIDTGDCSGPKSAKSVLLHPDVDAAVLETARGGILREGLAFDHCDVAVVTNIGSGDHLGLNFITTVNELAVLKRVIVQNVAPTGAAVLNAADPIVAKMAPKCKGEVIFFAADITHPVMATHRAQGQAVVYVEGGNIVASKGDTLQTIALSEVPITLNGAIGFQVDNVMASVAAAWSLGISWDVIRKGLANFSNDSHNAAGRFNLFKYRGATVIADYGHNPDAMLALVQAVQALPATRRSVVISGAGDRRDQDIRQQTEILGDAFDEVVMFEDQCQRGRNDGEVLALLREGLVNAKRTKEQSEVFGEFLAIDSAMNKLQPGELCLVLVDQVGEAMAHIAAKVASDT, encoded by the coding sequence GCAAGCCCAAGCCGGCTGCCCAGTGACCTTCAGCTGCACCACACCGACGGTTGACAAACACGTCTACCAGGTGGTTGTGGAATACAGCGAAGAGGAAGTCGGCCACTTGGCCATGGAGTGGGCAGAAAAACTCTGCAACTCCGCGCTGCACGACACGCCCTTTGACTTGCAAGCTGCCCTTGAGGCCCTGCGAGAGCTGGATGAAGATGTACGCCTCGGGCCAAGCACAGGCTCTATTGTGGACGCCGCAGTGGCACGTGGCATCCCTTACAGCCGCATGACCGAGGGCAGCATGGTGCGCCTCGGGTGGGGCAGCAAACAACGTCGTATCCAAGCCGCTGAAATGGATGTGACCAGCGCGATCGCCGAAGCCATCGCACAAGACAAGGAACTCACCAAAAAGCTGTTGTCTGCTGCGGGTGTGCCGGTGCCCGGTGGGCGCTCTGTGGTCGATGCGGATGACGCGTGGGCTGCAGCTCAAGAAATCGGCTTGCCCGTCGTGGTCAAGCCCAACGACGGCAACCAGGGCAAAGGCGTCACCGTCAACATCACCAGCCGGGAACAATTGATCCGGGCTTTTGAGGTCGCCAAAGAATTCCGCGATGACGTTCTTGTGGAACGTTTCATGCCGGGTAATGATTTCCGCTTGCTGGTGGTAGGCGACAAATTGGTTGCGGCAGCCCGTCGGGACCCGCCCAAAGTGGTGGGCGATGGGGTGCACACCATTGCGGAACTGGTGGCCCAGGTGAACGCCGACCCAAGACGCGGCTCAGGGCATTCCACCTCGCTCACGAAGATCCGTTTTGATGAAATCGCGAAAACGACCCTCGCGAATCAAGGCTTCAACGCAGACTCGGTGCCCGCCAAAGGCCAACGGGTGAATTTGCGCAATAACGCGAATCTCTCGACCGGTGGCTCCGCCACAGACGTGACGGATGATGTGCATCCGGATGTTGCCGCTCGCGCCATCGCTGCCGCTCACATGGTGGGCCTGGATATCTGCGGTGTTGACGTGGTGTGTGACACCATTCTCCGCCCGCTGGAAGAGCAAGGCGGCGGCATTGTCGAGGTCAACGCAGCACCTGGCTTGCGCATGCATTTGTCGCCCTCTTTTGGTAAAGGCCGGGCAGTGGGCGAAGCCATCATCGGCAGCATGTTCAAAAAAGGCCAGAACGGTCGCATTCCCATCGTGGCTGTGACCGGCACCAACGGCAAAACGACAACGGTGCGACTGATCTCTCACTTGCTGAATCAGAACGGCATGCGAGTCGGCATGACCAATACCGACGGTGTTTACGTCAACGGCGACTGCATCGACACAGGTGACTGCAGCGGCCCCAAGAGTGCCAAGAGCGTGTTGCTACACCCGGACGTCGATGCCGCAGTGCTGGAAACGGCGCGCGGTGGCATTCTTCGGGAAGGTTTGGCTTTTGACCACTGCGACGTAGCGGTGGTGACCAACATCGGTAGTGGTGACCATCTCGGCTTGAACTTCATTACGACCGTCAACGAGTTGGCCGTGCTCAAGCGTGTCATTGTGCAAAACGTCGCGCCCACCGGTGCCGCAGTGCTCAATGCCGCAGACCCGATCGTGGCAAAAATGGCACCCAAGTGCAAAGGAGAAGTCATTTTCTTTGCGGCGGACATTACCCATCCTGTGATGGCCACCCACCGTGCACAAGGCCAAGCCGTCGTCTACGTGGAGGGCGGAAACATTGTGGCCAGCAAAGGCGACACGCTACAAACGATTGCACTGAGCGAAGTGCCTATCACCCTGAACGGCGCAATCGGCTTCCAGGTCGACAACGTCATGGCCAGCGTGGCAGCGGCTTGGTCTTTGGGTATTTCGTGGGATGTGATTCGCAAAGGCTTGGCCAATTTTTCCAATGACAGTCACAACGCTGCAGGCCGATTCAACCTGTTCAAGTACCGGGGTGCCACCGTGATCGCCGATTACGGCCACAACCCTGATGCGATGCTGGCGCTCGTGCAAGCGGTGCAAGCCTTGCCGGCTACTCGCAGGTCTGTCGTGATCAGTGGCGCTGGCGACCGCCGCGACCAAGATATCCGCCAGCAAACAGAAATCCTGGGCGATGCCTTTGACGAAGTCGTGATGTTCGAAGACCAATGCCAACGGGGCCGCAATGATGGCGAGGTACTAGCCTTGCTGCGCGAAGGCTTGGTCAACGCTAAGCGAACCAAAGAACAATCCGAAGTGTTCGGCGAGTTTCTTGCGATCGACTCAGCCATGAACAAACTCCAGCCCGGAGAGTTGTGCCTGGTTTTGGTCGATCAGGTCGGGGAGGCGATGGCCCACATCGCCGCCAAAGTGGCCAGCGACACCTGA
- a CDS encoding NAD(P)H-dependent glycerol-3-phosphate dehydrogenase, with amino-acid sequence MKIIVIGAGAWGTALAISAARNERQAHAVTLWARDAVAVQQMAAERVNHRYLPGCGFPPALNVTNEDISKLLAPSDGRSFDLVIIATPMAGLRSTLQQVAQTQCTVAWLCKGFEAPLEPGAPGLLGYEVLQSVAPHLQAGVLSGPSFAQEVAAGQPTALVAASPHESVRRLLVEAFHSPELRVYANEDVAGVEVGGAVKNVLAIATGLCDGLHLGLNARAALITRGLAEMTRLGIALGAKAETFMGLSGLGDLVLTATGDLSRNRKVGQALAANKTLEQAVAELGHVAEGVYSARTVWQRASTLGVPMPITQAVVGLLDGQLKAHQAVAALMGRGPVSEVY; translated from the coding sequence ATGAAAATCATAGTAATCGGCGCAGGGGCCTGGGGTACGGCGCTCGCCATCAGCGCTGCCCGTAATGAACGGCAAGCGCACGCAGTGACCTTGTGGGCGCGAGATGCTGTTGCGGTGCAGCAGATGGCGGCAGAGCGCGTGAATCATCGCTACTTGCCCGGTTGCGGCTTTCCGCCGGCTTTGAATGTCACGAACGAAGACATTTCCAAGCTGTTGGCTCCGTCGGATGGTCGCAGCTTTGATCTTGTGATCATCGCTACGCCCATGGCCGGGTTGCGGTCGACCTTGCAACAAGTGGCCCAGACGCAGTGCACTGTGGCTTGGTTGTGCAAGGGATTTGAAGCGCCCTTGGAGCCGGGTGCGCCCGGTTTGCTGGGGTACGAAGTTTTGCAGTCCGTAGCCCCCCATTTGCAAGCGGGGGTATTGAGTGGACCTAGCTTTGCCCAAGAAGTGGCAGCCGGACAACCAACTGCTTTGGTCGCCGCGAGCCCGCATGAGTCGGTGCGGCGCTTGCTGGTCGAGGCCTTTCACAGCCCTGAACTTCGTGTGTATGCCAATGAAGACGTTGCAGGGGTCGAGGTTGGCGGTGCAGTGAAAAATGTGCTGGCGATCGCAACCGGCTTATGCGATGGCCTTCATCTCGGGCTGAATGCACGTGCCGCCCTGATCACCCGCGGATTGGCAGAAATGACCCGGCTTGGCATCGCACTCGGTGCGAAAGCAGAAACTTTCATGGGTCTGAGCGGCTTGGGAGATTTGGTCCTTACCGCCACGGGTGACCTGTCGCGCAACCGCAAGGTGGGCCAAGCCTTGGCAGCCAACAAAACGCTGGAGCAGGCAGTGGCGGAATTGGGCCATGTGGCCGAAGGTGTGTACAGCGCGCGTACCGTATGGCAGCGCGCCAGCACCTTGGGTGTACCGATGCCGATCACCCAGGCGGTGGTGGGTTTGCTGGACGGGCAGTTAAAAGCCCATCAGGCAGTCGCTGCGCTGATGGGCCGGGGGCCGGTTTCCGAGGTTTACTAG
- the gpmA gene encoding 2,3-diphosphoglycerate-dependent phosphoglycerate mutase produces the protein MYKLVLVRHGESTWNLENRFTGWTDVDLTPTGVEQAKNAGRLLKAEGYEFDVAYTSVLKRAIRTLWHTLDEMDRTWLPVVHSWRLNERHYGALQGLNKTDMAKQYGDAQVLVWRRSYDTPPPALEATDPRSERSDIRYAKLPAEQIPLTECLKDAVDRVIPFWNESIAPAIKAGKRIVLAAHGNSIRALIKYLDNISDDDIVGVNVPNGIPLVYELDENLKPIRHYYLGDAEAAAKAAAAVASQGKA, from the coding sequence ATGTACAAATTAGTCCTCGTACGCCACGGCGAATCCACTTGGAATCTTGAAAATCGCTTCACCGGATGGACCGATGTAGACCTCACACCTACCGGGGTTGAACAAGCCAAAAATGCAGGGCGACTGCTCAAAGCTGAGGGGTATGAATTCGATGTAGCCTACACCAGCGTGCTCAAGCGCGCCATCCGCACTTTGTGGCACACACTCGATGAAATGGACCGCACATGGCTGCCGGTCGTGCACAGCTGGCGCCTGAATGAACGCCACTACGGCGCCTTGCAGGGTTTGAACAAAACCGATATGGCCAAACAGTACGGCGACGCGCAAGTCTTGGTATGGCGCCGAAGCTACGACACCCCGCCACCTGCGCTGGAGGCCACAGACCCCCGCAGCGAACGCTCAGATATCCGCTACGCCAAGCTCCCTGCGGAACAAATCCCGCTCACAGAATGCTTGAAAGACGCGGTAGACCGTGTAATTCCCTTCTGGAATGAATCGATTGCCCCTGCCATCAAGGCAGGCAAGCGCATCGTGCTGGCAGCGCACGGCAACTCGATCCGCGCATTGATCAAGTACTTGGACAACATTTCTGACGATGACATCGTCGGCGTCAACGTCCCCAATGGCATTCCATTGGTTTACGAGCTCGACGAAAACCTCAAGCCGATTCGCCACTACTACCTCGGCGATGCGGAGGCAGCAGCCAAGGCAGCGGCAGCAGTTGCATCCCAGGGCAAGGCCTGA